TCCTGGTAACCTTCACTGAGTCAAATTTGAAATGTACTTTCAAGCTAGAGTCGTTGATATCTGTGCTGAAGCAGCCCTGAGTCGTATAGCCATCCACTGACTTTTCTTTGTATTTTGACTGACAGTGCATGAAATCTGGCCCGGATGTGAACCGATATAGCTTGATGTCGTAGTGTCCATTCTCGCTCGATTCAGCACATTGCCTCGCTCCCAGCAGTTTGGTCTCTTCTTGGGTCTCACTCCCACATGATATAAGCAGGATCAAAATTAAATATTTAACTTTTTTCATCAAAATCTCCAGGAAGCTCGGTCTCTTTAGGGTTGACTTATAGGGAGAAGTGAGCCCTTTTGGGCCGGGTAATTGACAGAAAGTTTCCGTCACTGAATTTCGCAAGCGTAATCTACCTTAAAGCCATAGATAAGTCAATATAACATCTGTCGCGCTTAGCGAGACCGTGGATCTTTTATTGCGATCTCTCGTGAGCTTAGCTTGGCCAGATTCTGGCACTATTGGTCAGTACTTCACATGCCTCGGGCCAGAGTTCAGGACATAAATTATTAATAATATTGACATCTATTGATAGCATAAGCTCCCGCGTCCTTCCTTCTAAGTGCTCCAGATCCTCAAAAGGTTTATGGAAGGCTATTGAGAGATAAGGCTCTGGGAACAATCTCGCCCTATGCTGACACCAGAAGTGTCAAACGAATCCGACTGATTTACTGCGATGCCCTTCCTGGTGGATGGCTTTCCCAAGAATGGTCCCGTTCTCATTATCACCGACGGCTTTATTGATCATCTTACTCCCAAACGGGAGCTTGCTTAGCTGATGCCAAAAGGCTCAAAGCTACCCTACACACCTAGGTCTGTATTCTTCTTAAAAGAGCAATTCGATTGGTGGCCAACATTGGTGAATTCAGGGCCCTCGAACTCCTTCCGGCTGCACAGGTTCTAGAGGGAGAATTTTGGTGAGTAATGTTAGAATATCTTGAGGCCCAATCCTATGAATTAAGCCTGAGGAAAGTGATGTCATACAAGCTGATGCTCACCCTACTAATCATGACGAGCAAAGCTTTCTCGTCTGAATACGACCTAGCACAAATGCAGCAAGGAGATCTCCTTGGGCGCTATCTTTCAATCTATCAGAACAGCGAGGATCCCTTAAGCTCTACAAAAGCCTTTGAGATTTATAGACAGGGAGGCTTTACCCGCAATCATAGTGATCGACCAAATTTCGGTGCGAGTACTGATGAGTATTGGGCAGCGATTGAACTTGTAAATGGCGATGAACAAAGATCTATTATTATCGAGAATGATCACGGTATTATAGACTACTATGATGTGTATCTGATCGATGCAAGCGGGATTCGGTCAATCCTCGAAGCCGGAGACCAACAGGCATTTAGCAATCGCTACCTTAAGATCCGAACTATGAATGCTCAGGTGATCTTGCCCCCAGGTAAATCAACGGTCTTGTTTCGCAGTCAGGGAGAGAGCACTAACTATCTGTCTCTTAAAGTCTGGGACGAGGCACCCTATGAAGAAGCAATGCGTTGGGACTTCTTGCTGATTGGATTGTTGATTGGCGCACATATTGTGATGATTGTCTACAATGCAATCCTAGCAATCAGTATGAGAGATGCCGTCTATTGGTCCTATGTGGTTTGTGTTTCATTGAACCTTCTACTTCATATTAGTGCGATCAACTTTGGTCAGTTCCTGGGTTTTCACCTATTTGGATTTGAAACCTATAGTAACCATATCCAATTGGTTTTGATCGATCTTATCATCATAAGTTCCATCATCTTTTCTTGGCTTTTTCTCGATATGAAGCACTCAAAGTTCCGCTCGTTCACTCTGCTGGCCAAGATGATCTGTACGGTCAGTCTCATCAATATTTTTGTGAACAACCTATGGTCCGTGCCGCTAACTTCGATCATGGTTATGCTCTCGTCAGCGGCACTGATTCCCCTTGTAGTCTCTCTCGGATTGCTACGTTATTTTAAGGAAGGCTATCAGCCAGCTCTTGTGTTTCTTTGCGCTTGGGGAACTTACTTGCTGGGCAGTGCGGGATACTTGTTTGTCAGTCTTGGTGTAGTAGAAAGCAATGCTTTCTTCTATTGGGGACAATTCGTTGGTGGCGCTGCCGAGGTCAGCCTCTTCTCGATCGCGCTGGGTATACGTTTTAGCTACACCAAAAAGAAGAATGCCAGCAAGATCGCAGCATTAAATGAGGAGCTTAATCAAATCAATCGTGGCCTAGAGGAAAAGGTGCAGGTTCGAACCCAAGAGGTTCAAGATATCCTGACTCACATTCACCAAGGTATATTCACGACCAGCGATGGCCTCACCATTGATCAGAAATACTCTGCGTATCTCGAAACTCTTCTAGGCTGTAAAGCCTTAGGCGGCAGAGCTCTTACGGACGTTTTGCTCAATGATAGCAACCTTTCTAGTGATCAAGTTGATCAATTGAAAACGGCCTTGTCGATGGCTTTGGGCGAAGAGTCGCTGGCCTTTGATATCAATAATCACCTTCTTCCTGATAAGCTGGACTTTAAAAACCCAGAAGGGCGGCAGCTTATGATGGAGCTAGATTGGAACCCTCTGATCAAGGATGATGTTGTGGATAGGATTTTGGTTGCCATTCGTGATATGACTGAAAAGCACGAGATGCAAAAGCAAATTGATCAGAAGGGGCGAGAGATTGAATTAATTCGCCAACTAATCGATGTCAAGCCAGAAAGATTCTCTCAATTTCGAAAGGTCTTTAGTGATATGATGTCAGCCATTGATCCTATTGTGGAGCACCAGATTATCACACATGATGATATTCGCTCGACATTTATTAGCTACCACACTCTTAAAGGTGTCTCTCGAAGCTTGGATCTAAGGCAACTGAGTACTGTGATCCATGACGCAGAAACTCTCTTGGTAAGATGGAGAGATGAAGGCAAAGCTCAAGACCCTGAGGAGCTACGACTCGCCCATCAAAGAATTCATGACATGTTCCAAGAGTATATCGAAATCAACGACCATCGCCTTGGAAGGGTGGTCGATCATCGGTTCATCCAGGTCTCCAGGGAGTTAGTGCTGAGGGTCATTGAAGGTGTGGAAGCTCTTGGTAGGCTTCCAGACGTTTTAGATGATGACATGTTAAGCCTTAAGAAATACTACTACAAAACCCCTGAAGATATTGTCTATGAACAGCTTGACTCGATTCGAGATATCGCCGAGCAGCTTGGGAAGCCCTTACCCAAGATCCATTACGTTAATCATAATTTTGGTCTATCCCCCCAGGCGGCGGAGATTTTTGAGAAGGTCCTCGTCCACCTAATTAGAAACTCCCTGGCACATGGTCTGGAAACTGGCAATGAACGCATATCTCGGGGCAAGGCCGAGCGGGGTGAAATCACGATTTCCCTTTCGGAGACGTCGAAGGTCTTAACCATTCACTACTGTGATGATGGTCGCGGCATTAGTCTTAAAGAGATTCAAGAGCGAGCTCAGAAATTAGGGGTTGCTCTCCCCAGTCACGCTAGCCATCAAGAAGTGGTGGAGCTGCTCTTTACATCCGGTTTCTCAACTCAGAAGGAAGCTAACAATGTAGCGGGCCGCGGGGTTGGGTTGGATGCAGTACGCAGTTTTCTAAATGATATTTCATCCGCGATTGGGGTGGAACTGAGGAGCCTTCCCCATTACCCAGATCGCTTTGGCTTAGATTTTGTGATGTCTTTTCAATCCGAGTGCTATCACCGGCTCGCCAGTGAGGGGATAAGTCAGGTCGGGGCTGCTTAGGGATTGGAACACACTGCTCAAAAAAAGGAAGCTGGCCTGTAGCATCTTGCGACAGGCAGTGACGGGAAACCAATCTTTTTTCTTGTTGCCAACGGTGGGATGCACTCGAACTTGTTCCAAACAGTACCGATCCAGAGATCATCCAAGCCAAATCGATTGCAAAATCAATTCCCATCAGAGTCTAAGGGTTACAATCCAGCCTAAAACGTAAGTTTACATAAAATTAAGTCTTGTGGTCCGGAACTTGAATAGTGTAGCACGCGAATTCAAGGCTTTTCGCAAAAACCCTTTTACTGGAAGAATCATGATAAAGTCTCTTTTTGTTGTCGATGATGAGTTTGTAACCCGCTTTCCCTCGCTGAAAGCCATCAGCTTCACCAACTATCTGCAAGACTATCCTAAGCTAAACGAACCGAAAACTCGGGTGATTAACCTTTGTCATATTGACCGCCACCTGAGCCAGGGATACTATTGCTCCCTATTGGCTGAGGCGCGTCA
This is a stretch of genomic DNA from Pseudobacteriovorax antillogorgiicola. It encodes these proteins:
- a CDS encoding 7TM diverse intracellular signaling domain-containing protein, giving the protein MLEYLEAQSYELSLRKVMSYKLMLTLLIMTSKAFSSEYDLAQMQQGDLLGRYLSIYQNSEDPLSSTKAFEIYRQGGFTRNHSDRPNFGASTDEYWAAIELVNGDEQRSIIIENDHGIIDYYDVYLIDASGIRSILEAGDQQAFSNRYLKIRTMNAQVILPPGKSTVLFRSQGESTNYLSLKVWDEAPYEEAMRWDFLLIGLLIGAHIVMIVYNAILAISMRDAVYWSYVVCVSLNLLLHISAINFGQFLGFHLFGFETYSNHIQLVLIDLIIISSIIFSWLFLDMKHSKFRSFTLLAKMICTVSLINIFVNNLWSVPLTSIMVMLSSAALIPLVVSLGLLRYFKEGYQPALVFLCAWGTYLLGSAGYLFVSLGVVESNAFFYWGQFVGGAAEVSLFSIALGIRFSYTKKKNASKIAALNEELNQINRGLEEKVQVRTQEVQDILTHIHQGIFTTSDGLTIDQKYSAYLETLLGCKALGGRALTDVLLNDSNLSSDQVDQLKTALSMALGEESLAFDINNHLLPDKLDFKNPEGRQLMMELDWNPLIKDDVVDRILVAIRDMTEKHEMQKQIDQKGREIELIRQLIDVKPERFSQFRKVFSDMMSAIDPIVEHQIITHDDIRSTFISYHTLKGVSRSLDLRQLSTVIHDAETLLVRWRDEGKAQDPEELRLAHQRIHDMFQEYIEINDHRLGRVVDHRFIQVSRELVLRVIEGVEALGRLPDVLDDDMLSLKKYYYKTPEDIVYEQLDSIRDIAEQLGKPLPKIHYVNHNFGLSPQAAEIFEKVLVHLIRNSLAHGLETGNERISRGKAERGEITISLSETSKVLTIHYCDDGRGISLKEIQERAQKLGVALPSHASHQEVVELLFTSGFSTQKEANNVAGRGVGLDAVRSFLNDISSAIGVELRSLPHYPDRFGLDFVMSFQSECYHRLASEGISQVGAA